From Cellulomonas chengniuliangii, the proteins below share one genomic window:
- a CDS encoding PLD nuclease N-terminal domain-containing protein produces MRNLLALAAVALIVYTIFDVLRSDEAERFGVHKLIWLAFIVVLPVIGSVAWLVLRQMARSRSAGPARSPGAAAPAPDDDPEFLWRLEQQRRRADREQSREHPDEPRPES; encoded by the coding sequence ATGCGCAACCTCCTCGCCCTCGCAGCGGTCGCACTCATCGTCTACACGATCTTCGACGTCCTGCGCAGCGATGAGGCCGAACGGTTCGGGGTCCACAAGCTCATCTGGCTGGCCTTCATCGTGGTGCTGCCGGTGATCGGCTCGGTCGCCTGGCTGGTGCTGCGGCAGATGGCCCGGTCCAGGTCCGCGGGACCCGCGCGGTCGCCCGGCGCCGCCGCGCCCGCACCGGACGACGACCCCGAGTTCCTGTGGCGGCTTGAGCAGCAGCGCCGCCGGGCCGACCGCGAGCAGTCCCGCGAACACCCGGACGAGCCGCGCCCCGAGAGCTGA
- the menE gene encoding o-succinylbenzoate--CoA ligase, with amino-acid sequence MSRAVRQICVSSSPADVSALMAALSAALDGSGPAVLPVAATQPSDAPPSEAPDDVAVVIRTSGSTGAPRGVQLTAAALRASGEATAARLGGHGRWLLALPTEHVAGLQVLVRSLLAGSEPVTMPAGGFHAESFASAVAELDAGGPGRRYTSLVPTQLHRLLDSPVGVEALRVFDAVLLGGAAASPAMVDEARAAGVRVVLTYGMSETCGGCVYDGVPLDGVRVDVDPDGRVLLAGPVLAAGYLGRPDLDAEAFTDREDVRWLRTSDLGELVAGDGPIPRLRVLGRLDDVIVTGGEKVAPAAVERALQALDGVAEACVVGAPDAEWGQAVTAVVVPRPGSDGPTLGEARAAVAAAVGPTAAPRLLLVVEALPVRGPGKVDRRAVAEAVAAALDEAGHDADDDLDHVLGGDSPAGRGHGGEQAPGEAR; translated from the coding sequence GTGAGCCGTGCCGTCCGCCAGATCTGTGTCTCGTCCTCCCCCGCCGACGTGTCGGCCCTGATGGCGGCCCTGTCCGCCGCCCTGGACGGCTCCGGGCCGGCCGTCCTGCCCGTGGCGGCGACGCAGCCCTCCGACGCGCCCCCGTCGGAGGCGCCGGACGACGTCGCCGTGGTGATCCGCACGTCGGGCTCGACCGGCGCCCCGCGCGGCGTGCAGCTCACCGCCGCGGCGCTCCGCGCGTCCGGCGAGGCGACGGCGGCCCGGCTCGGCGGCCACGGCCGCTGGCTGCTCGCCCTGCCCACCGAGCACGTGGCGGGACTGCAGGTGCTGGTGCGCTCGCTGCTCGCGGGGTCCGAGCCCGTCACCATGCCGGCGGGCGGCTTCCACGCCGAGTCCTTCGCGAGCGCCGTGGCGGAGCTCGACGCGGGAGGCCCGGGGCGCCGGTACACGTCCCTGGTGCCGACCCAGCTGCACCGCCTGCTCGACTCCCCCGTCGGCGTCGAGGCGCTGCGGGTCTTCGACGCGGTGCTGCTCGGCGGCGCCGCCGCCTCCCCGGCGATGGTGGACGAGGCCCGCGCCGCGGGGGTCCGCGTGGTGCTGACCTACGGGATGAGCGAGACCTGCGGCGGCTGCGTGTACGACGGCGTGCCGCTGGACGGGGTTCGCGTCGACGTGGACCCCGATGGCCGGGTGCTGCTGGCCGGCCCGGTGCTGGCCGCTGGGTACCTGGGCCGCCCCGACCTGGACGCCGAGGCGTTCACCGACCGCGAGGACGTGCGCTGGCTGCGCACCAGCGATCTCGGCGAGCTGGTCGCCGGCGACGGGCCCATCCCCCGGCTGCGCGTCCTGGGCCGCCTGGACGACGTCATCGTCACCGGCGGCGAGAAGGTCGCCCCGGCGGCCGTGGAGCGGGCGCTGCAGGCCCTCGACGGCGTCGCCGAGGCGTGCGTGGTGGGCGCGCCCGACGCCGAGTGGGGCCAGGCCGTCACCGCGGTCGTCGTGCCCCGCCCCGGCTCCGACGGCCCCACTCTGGGCGAGGCGCGCGCCGCCGTCGCCGCCGCGGTAGGACCCACCGCGGCTCCACGGCTGCTGCTGGTGGTGGAGGCGCTGCCGGTGCGCGGCCCCGGGAAGGTCGACCGCCGGGCCGTGGCGGAGGCTGTGGCCGCCGCCCTCGACGAGGCGGGCCACGACGCCGACGACGACCTCGACCACGTTCTCGGCGGCGACAGCCCGGCAGGCCGGGGGCACGGCGGGGAGCAGGCTCCCGGCGAGGCCCGGTAA
- a CDS encoding D-alanyl-D-alanine carboxypeptidase family protein, which translates to MTLYVHGRRARSTRRRTIAVIAVLTLALTAGATVALLRAAASDAAEDAGGAVIEQDRIVATGSADPAPMDEGKAGTDPALAGVDAELARRVSSAQAAAAAEGVVVAITSAKRSAEEQQALVDAAITRYGSQEEASRWVLPPEASSHVTGLAVDVGPTEGALWLGEHGLDFGLCRAYANEMWHFEMLPEGTSTCPPMHEDSSGGW; encoded by the coding sequence ATGACCCTCTATGTCCATGGCCGCCGGGCGCGGTCGACGCGTCGTCGCACCATCGCCGTGATCGCCGTGCTCACCCTCGCGCTGACGGCCGGCGCGACGGTCGCCCTGCTGCGGGCGGCAGCCTCGGACGCAGCCGAGGACGCCGGAGGAGCCGTGATCGAGCAGGACCGCATCGTGGCGACCGGCTCAGCGGACCCCGCTCCGATGGACGAGGGCAAGGCGGGCACAGACCCCGCGCTCGCTGGCGTCGACGCGGAGCTGGCCCGACGGGTCTCGAGCGCCCAGGCGGCGGCCGCCGCGGAGGGCGTCGTGGTGGCCATCACCTCCGCGAAGCGCTCGGCCGAGGAGCAGCAGGCGCTCGTCGACGCGGCGATCACGCGGTACGGCTCGCAGGAGGAGGCGTCCCGGTGGGTGCTGCCTCCCGAGGCGTCGAGCCACGTGACGGGCCTGGCGGTCGACGTGGGTCCCACCGAGGGGGCGCTGTGGCTCGGCGAGCACGGGCTCGACTTCGGCCTGTGCCGCGCCTACGCCAACGAGATGTGGCACTTCGAGATGCTCCCCGAGGGAACGTCGACGTGCCCGCCCATGCACGAGGACTCGTCCGGTGGGTGGTGA
- a CDS encoding DUF4229 domain-containing protein has product MPVVTYTLWRLSLFAVTLVVLVWVGMGSWLAIVLAAVIAWALSYVLLGRQRDAAALHLAQRAKPGRSAPADAEVEDAALDAAERERGAA; this is encoded by the coding sequence GTGCCAGTCGTGACGTACACCCTGTGGAGGCTCAGCCTCTTCGCCGTGACCCTCGTCGTGCTCGTGTGGGTCGGGATGGGATCGTGGCTCGCCATCGTGCTCGCCGCGGTCATCGCGTGGGCGCTGTCCTATGTCCTGCTGGGCCGCCAGCGCGACGCGGCGGCGCTGCACCTGGCGCAGCGCGCCAAGCCGGGCCGCTCCGCACCCGCTGACGCCGAGGTCGAGGACGCCGCGCTCGACGCCGCGGAGCGCGAGCGGGGCGCAGCCTGA
- the ccsB gene encoding c-type cytochrome biogenesis protein CcsB, which produces MTVGDLSTLFVWGSATALTIAFLAYTLALGRQAELASRAAAPEPALVGAGVPSVALDVPAEADDMPTSDGSKASGIARATTLLGGLLLLAGIVARGVAAGRSPTANMYEFTLVGVLTAVAVLVFVERKRFIPFVGVIVLGISVLALAVALLVFFVRADSVQPALDSYWLVLHVGVAILATGVFTVAFAAALLQVLKDSRETGRSHLGQPWRRADGLRRALHRWRVTGPAFAWLRSVPSPRALEAQSFRLNAIGFVLWTFALVGGSIWAEHAWGRYWGWDPKEVGTFVAWVVYAAYLHARTTRGWSGRRAAYFVFWGYAAVIANFTVVNLIPNGLHSYNGF; this is translated from the coding sequence ATGACAGTCGGCGACCTGAGCACGTTGTTCGTGTGGGGTTCCGCGACAGCGCTGACGATCGCGTTCCTCGCGTACACGCTCGCTCTCGGCCGTCAGGCCGAGCTCGCCTCTCGTGCCGCGGCCCCCGAGCCCGCTCTGGTCGGCGCCGGCGTCCCGTCGGTGGCCCTGGACGTGCCTGCCGAGGCTGACGACATGCCCACCAGCGACGGGTCCAAGGCCAGCGGCATCGCCCGCGCCACGACCCTCCTGGGCGGGCTGCTGCTCCTTGCGGGCATCGTCGCGCGAGGAGTCGCCGCAGGACGCTCGCCCACGGCCAACATGTACGAGTTCACGCTCGTGGGCGTCCTGACCGCGGTGGCGGTGCTCGTGTTCGTGGAGCGCAAGCGGTTCATCCCGTTCGTCGGGGTGATCGTGCTCGGCATCTCGGTGCTCGCCCTCGCCGTGGCGCTCCTGGTCTTCTTCGTCCGTGCGGACTCGGTGCAGCCCGCGCTGGACAGCTACTGGCTGGTGCTCCACGTCGGCGTGGCGATCCTGGCCACCGGCGTCTTCACTGTCGCGTTCGCGGCGGCCTTGCTGCAGGTGCTCAAGGACTCCCGCGAGACGGGCCGCAGCCACCTCGGGCAGCCCTGGCGCCGCGCGGACGGCCTGCGCCGGGCGTTGCACCGGTGGCGCGTCACCGGCCCCGCGTTCGCCTGGCTGCGCAGCGTGCCCTCGCCGCGCGCCCTGGAGGCGCAGTCGTTCCGGCTCAACGCCATCGGATTCGTGCTGTGGACCTTCGCCCTGGTGGGCGGCTCGATCTGGGCCGAGCACGCCTGGGGCCGGTACTGGGGCTGGGACCCCAAGGAGGTCGGCACCTTCGTCGCGTGGGTCGTCTACGCCGCGTACCTGCACGCTCGCACCACGCGCGGCTGGAGCGGGCGCCGCGCCGCGTACTTCGTGTTCTGGGGCTACGCCGCGGTGATCGCCAACTTCACCGTGGTCAACCTCATCCCCAACGGCCTGCACTCATACAACGGCTTTTGA
- a CDS encoding 1,4-dihydroxy-2-naphthoate polyprenyltransferase, giving the protein MATSSQWIAGARPRTLPAAAAPVIVGTGAAAQLGSEDLLRGLLALGVALALQVGVNYANDYSDGVRGTDTDRVGPMRLTAAGLARPRQVKLAAFAAFGVGSLLGLALVALCGQWWLIAVGAVSIAAGWYYTGGRRPYGYRGLGEVGVFVFFGLVAVLGTTYTQAGRISWPAAAGAVSIGLIACALLMVNNLRDIPTDALVGKRTLAVRLGDHRARRVYAAMVLLPIALAVACAFVAPWSLLVLLLVFPAGLLAFTVLVGARGFALVPVLAGTGAYELGFGVLLGLGLAL; this is encoded by the coding sequence ATGGCCACCTCGTCCCAGTGGATCGCGGGCGCCCGCCCCCGCACGCTGCCCGCAGCGGCCGCCCCCGTGATCGTCGGCACGGGCGCCGCCGCCCAGCTGGGCTCCGAGGACCTGCTGCGCGGGCTGCTCGCGCTGGGGGTCGCGCTCGCCCTGCAGGTGGGCGTCAACTACGCCAACGACTACTCCGACGGGGTGCGCGGCACCGACACCGACCGCGTCGGCCCCATGCGCCTGACCGCCGCAGGGCTCGCGCGCCCGCGGCAGGTCAAGCTCGCGGCGTTCGCCGCGTTCGGCGTCGGCTCGCTGCTGGGGCTGGCGCTCGTGGCGCTCTGCGGGCAGTGGTGGCTGATCGCCGTCGGCGCGGTGTCCATCGCCGCTGGCTGGTACTACACCGGCGGCAGGCGGCCCTACGGCTACCGGGGGCTCGGCGAGGTCGGCGTCTTCGTGTTCTTCGGCCTGGTCGCGGTGCTGGGCACCACGTACACGCAGGCTGGCCGGATCTCCTGGCCGGCCGCCGCGGGCGCCGTGTCGATCGGGCTCATCGCGTGCGCGCTGCTCATGGTCAACAACCTGCGGGACATCCCCACCGACGCCCTTGTGGGCAAGCGCACCCTCGCGGTGCGGCTGGGCGACCACCGGGCCCGACGCGTGTACGCCGCGATGGTCCTGCTGCCCATCGCGCTCGCCGTCGCGTGCGCCTTCGTCGCGCCGTGGTCGCTGCTCGTGCTGCTGCTGGTGTTCCCCGCCGGCCTGCTCGCGTTCACGGTGCTCGTGGGCGCGCGGGGGTTCGCCCTGGTTCCCGTGCTGGCGGGCACAGGCGCCTACGAGCTCGGCTTCGGCGTCCTGCTCGGGCTGGGCCTCGCGCTCTAG